Part of the Cynocephalus volans isolate mCynVol1 chromosome 11, mCynVol1.pri, whole genome shotgun sequence genome is shown below.
TCCTTTCTGTAAGACACAGTTCTTCGTCTCCAGCTTTTTGCAGGTGGTCCGCTGCATCTCCACGTCGATGTGATACTCCAAGTGATCTGTTATCTGTGGGCAGCGAGTGACAAGGAGCTATAGAATGGCCTCTGCTCCCTTCTCTGTAGCTTCTGTGCACAGGATCACCTTACACGGTGCCCGAGGGCAAGGACCCAGTCCTGGACAGGTTGGTGGGCTCCCCTGTCCCCTATCTGACCCCATGCCTCTTATTGCCGTTCAAAGAAACCCCTAGAAATATGATCCATATGCAAACCCAGTCCTTGGATAACACAATTGATGCTAATTGCTTGAGGTAGGGGTCTgtaaactttttctgcaaagggctAGGGAGCAAACATTTTGGGTTTGTGGGCCATATGATCTCTATTGCTATGACTCAGCTCTACCATCAAAACATGCAAGCGGCCACAGACGACACATATGCAGATGGTATGGCTGGGTTCCTATAATACTGCTTGCAAAAGTGGACTGCAGGCAGATTTGGCCCTTGGAATGTAATTTGCTGATTCCTGGTCTTAAGTGACTTAACTTCATCCACTCTAGTGAATTTATGCTTCTCTTAAAATGCCCACCTCAAACTCAGTGAGGCCAAATTTCACCAGAGTGGGACCTTCCCCTGAGTACCAGCGGTCCCCTGGCATAGGGGAACGGCGAGGAGAGAGGAGGGAAGCCACACTGACCTTCTTCAGGATTTTCAGGACTCGGAGGATCCTGAAGTTGTACTCATCATCACTTTCCCTATTATACTCCTCAGTGACAAACTGCAAGGTGTCCGGCACGTAAACTTCCACTGCAGACACTTCCTGGACCAGgataaaggttttcttccttgtTTGGTAGGTATGAGCCATCAGGGCCACCAGAATGGCCAGCAGGAGCCGTGGAGCCTTCCAGGGTCTGGCCATCCTCCCTTGGCTGGGAAGGAATGCTAAGAGCCCTCTCCTGGCTTCCCAGGGCCAGTTGGATCACACTGAGCCTACCTGCCCTGGCTGGGTCTCAGAGCAGCCCGTAGTGGACACCCACAGCTCTCCTCCCCTGCTGCTCCCACTTTGCCCACAGCTGAAcatgaggggagggcaggggggaCTTTGCAGTGATTGGCAAGTTCactctcactttctttttcttttgcataaGATGTaggcgtgcacacacacacacacacacacacacacacacatttcttcttttggggctgCTTCCTCAGCACCACACCGTCTCCTGTGGACCCAGCATTATCTTGCTGGAAGCCAGGGGACTCTGTCCACTGAGCTGCTCCCCTAAGCAGGGACCATGGAAGGTCTGGGGGACATGAACTGATGGAGACACGGGGGCTATTGGGTCCCAGGAAGTAGAGCATGAACAGCTGAGCCTGTGGAGGGACTGTCTGCACAGGAAGCCTCTCCCCCATCACCTGGCTCCTGAAGGCCTGTGTAGGCAACAGCCTTCCCCCAGAGCACAGAGGATCAGAGGACCAGGAAGAAAAGTGTGGAGTGAGAGAGTCTTACCTCTGAAGCTGATGACACCTGAATGTCAGCAAACCCCAGAGTGAGCGCAGCTCATTCATAGATGTTTTGAAGGAAGAGGAGGTGAAAACGCAGGGCTGAGGCTGTGCATTTTCAGGCATGAGGAACAGAGAGTTTCTGGCTGGTAACTCTAGTCTCCTAAAGGTAAGACCCTACAGGAGCCCCCAACCTCGGTGTCCAAGTGGAGGAGGCAGTCGCGGGTGGCGGAGGCTGGCGTTCCCGTCCGGTGGCATGCAGAGTGCAACGTCAGCTCAGTGCGGTTGTGTGTTATTACTGTAAAGCACTTTATGGTGCTATCTGGAAAGATGCAAGGTAGAGACAGGTAGTGATGGTTCCCATGTGTGGGAACCCAGGAAGGGATGCAGGTGAGCACAGGTAAGAGATACCTGGAAGGGCCAGATGCCTGTTTCAAGTTTTTCCATTAATGATTAGCCAGGTTTTTCCACACGCATTCCAGGGGAGGCCAGTAACAAGGAAGTGAGGGTCTTTTTCCTAACAACCCCCTGCCAGCCTTCCCTCACAGACACTTACAGCCCCCCACATATTCACACTCACTCCAGAACATAGAGACGTACACCTACACACCGACATgccacacacagagacatatgCTCACACCCCTGCCTACGTAAACACCCACCCTCACACTGAAACTCACAGATtcacaacacatgcacacaccacctACCCTCACCTGCACCTTCACAGGGGACAGTTTCTTTGCATTctttcaaaacaacaaaaaagcagagTCATCACCAAAATGTCTTCCTAGGCCACACATTGCTGCTGCCCTTAGAAGTCCCCTTCATGGGTGAGACCCTTTCCTACAGGAAGTACAAGCGATCTGACAGTTGTACCCTCGACTCTCACTCCCCATTGAAATCATTTTAGGAAAGACCCCTCTGCCTTTCTCCAGCTGAGAGAACTCACAAAGCAGGGAGAGGAGTGGGAAGGTGAGGTGGGACGCCAGGAGTGAGCTGCACTGACTTCAGGGGTCTCTCCTCGGAGCCCTGTGGAGGTTGATGGAGGGCATATTATGGAAAGGCTCTGTCTTGGCCTCCTGTCTGTACATCTAGGGTGCTCTCAATTTGTCTGGGGGCATGACAGAAAGGTGGAAAAAAGTGAAAAGCTGTGCATCACGGGGCCTGCTGTAAGGCCTGCTAGGCCACTGCACCCCTGGGACACTGGGGCAGCTATAAGTGGGATAGCAGAGGTGTTCTCAGTGTGTTGCTGTGATGATTGAGTAAGGGCCAGCAGCAGATCCTGCTCATTCTTTTCTTCCTCGGTAAGAGAACTGCACTTTTTGTTTGGGTATGGAACTATCTGCAATAAagactgcatttcccagccttccttaAAGCTGGGAGTGGCCACATGACCAAGATATAAGTGAAATTCTTGTTTTAGACATGTGGGAATTCACACTGTAAAGAGCCGACTCACCTGGGAGGAGTCATTTCTGCCTTTTCTGCTACTGGGATGAGGACCtgatggctggagctccagcagctaTCTTGGAACATGAAGAAACCCGGAGGACAGAAGCCAGCTCTGaggatgggagagagaaagatggaagaaaCCTGCTGCTTTGCGTCCTCTTCACTTTTTGGAGTCACAATGCCTGCCCTATGTTGCCATCTGAAATTCttttatggaagaaaataaactctTGTGTGTTTAAGCCACTATTTTTGGTCTCTGATTTTCACAGCCTCACACTATTGCTAGTTGAAACAGAATCTGACACATGGTAAGGGCTCAATATATGATAGAATTATTATAAAATGGTCTGAGCAatatgaaattttgttttctattgtctGGTTTAGAGAGTTCATGACATAGACATATGTGTTACATCTCCCTTGCCGAGTTGTTGTAAAACTACAAATAATATGTAAGCATCCAGCACTTGGTGGGGCAGGatggggggcagggtgggggcctCAAAAAGAATCCCTCTTGTAAGCGCCGCTGGGAGTTGATCGTGGAGTGTCTCCCGTGTGCGCTGACTGCTGTGCAGATCTGGCAATgttcctttccagcctcagtgGGCAGCCCATCTGCTTTTATCCTGATCACTCAAGCGCACCTGACCAGCTCCCTCAGTTCCCAGGCCACAAGGCAAGAAGGCAGAACCAAAGAGGCCTGTCCAGGAGATGGAGGTGGCTGGTCCTCCACCAGGATGCACTCATAGGACTTCTCTTGGTCAGTCACTTCCTGCCACCCACTTACCTTCCTGGCCCTGCAGGGGTGGGCAGGCAATGTGCAGAAAGCCACATCCTCCCTGTCCTTTTGATCCTACATTCCTTCCCTCTAATTCTTCTTCCCGTCACTCTCTCTGTAccctgtcccccccaccccaccaactCCCCAGCTGGCTGCAATACAAGTGCTCTCCCCCAAGCCCAAACCTTGGCCTCTTGCTCTATGTTAATAATTCTGAACTCTGGAAGAGGCAAGGATCCCCTATGAGAAAGGGGTGTAatgtaaaaattccattttaacaTTCAGtaacatttacataaaatgttgcATATAACTTAAGTGTGGTTATAGACCCCTGGATCCAACCCCTTGGCATGAACCCTTTATTAAGAACTCCTTTTCTACACTCTTAGCTACTAACAATTTGGCCACATTCAATGCTTTGGTAGAGGTGACCCCCATATACCTTCATTCCAGGTCCCTGTTTTGATGTCTGATCCTACATTTCTAACTGGTTGCTGCAATTTTGTTTGAAAGTCCACTATGAACTAAAACTCCTCAAGCCCCAAAAGGACTCATTGTCTTCACTCCCCTTTCACCACCCCTCTGGGGGTCCATATTCTGTCTCTTGAAAGCCCAAAAATCAGCCACCAAGTTCCCCTCAGTCTTCCATGCAAGTCTCAGTTCCACCCTCACCACGGATTCTTCATTGGCAACATGGAGCAATACGTTTATTGCTAAGAGACATCCACCTATGGGTGTGATATTTTGAGATGCTGAGATTCAAAATGGAAGGGATCCTAATTTCCAGCTGTCAGAAAGACTGAATTCTCAGCTTCAAGGTTACGTGGACTTGCCTAATGCTCCTGCAGCCACAGGCTTGGAGTTGCTCTGCTAGAAGATATTACTTGGCGACCAAACTGCCAACTCAGGTAGGTGAACATGCTGAGGAAGCTCAACCAGCTGGTCTCTAAAATTTCTCACCCACTCTTTAATTCTAGTGATTTTGTAAGTTCTCTCGTTGCAGTTGATGCTTCTCCATGGTTCCCCGTAGTTCAGGTGGAGGCGTCTCCTTGAGAGTGAAACCAGGCTTGGTTTGTGTCCTCAGCCTTCACATCTCATGAACACTGTCCTCTGCAGCCAAGTAGATCTGTTACAGCTCCCTGGGCTCAGAGGGGACAGATGTGGGAAATCAGTCAGGTGGCTTCCCAGGGTACCCGTCTTCCAGCAACACGAACGTATCTCACTGAATTATGGTGAGGATGAGAAAGGCATGTATATTAGGACTCTCTGCAGAAGAGAAGGTCCGTGAGACCTTGAAGGAGGCTGTAGGTTCCCATGGGATTTTGATTTGGCTGTGTTTGTTTTGTGGGTCTGGGGCCGGAGGAGTTGGAATTGCTGGCCACAGAGGAGAGGCTGTGCTCTCAGCCAGGGACTCCCCTTCTTCACCTTCCCTAGAGCATGCGGTCTCTTCTCACCATCGAAGTGGGCCCAACATTTACAGGGGTCTCAGGCTGCTAGCTGCCCTCATGCccaggtctccagcaccccatcCTTAGCTCAGTCTTGGTGGGGGGACTCCAGTCGGATGAATATTCTCCCCCTATTCTTCACTTTGTTAACAGAGACTTGTTTTCCGGGACTCTGCTCAGAAGTGGTCTCCTCCAGGAGATCACTGGTTGCTTGGCCCACCCCGCTGCCCAGGCTGACGTGGTTGACACTCCTTTGGCCATGTGTCCATCTAATCATGCAAGACTGTcttccctttattgctttctggGTCTGCCTCTGGTACCTGACTTTAAGTCCCTTGGGACAGGAAAGTCAGACTGTCTGGGCTCATgtctggctctaccacttatcATTTGGGTGGCTATGGGACAGTTACTTACATTCAATATGTCTCAGTCTTCTCACTCATAAAATGGGTATAAAGTAGTTATCATGTGAtaattaaaagagataatttaGGCAAAGGGCTTAAAcagtattcaacaaatgttaccGGACTCAATGGGTCCATTTCTCAGTGAGCTCAATCAACAAATGCAACCAAGACCAGAAGTCTGGATAGGAAGGCTTATGACTTGTCACAGGCAAGGAGAACAGTGGGGATTGCTTCCAAAGTAGCATCTCCTCGACGGGAGGGTTGCGCTTCTCACGCTGAGGGTGAACATGAACATACATTAGTTTACTGAGGTCATCACACGCAGGCACGGTTCATCTCCACACTTGCTCATGCACGCACATTACGCTGATCAGTAACCTGCTGCCCCGGTGGAGCATTTAGTACTGTAATGAGCAAAGTTCACTCCAAGTTCAGTGTGTTAGCCCCAGAACCTGGTGGGTCTGGTCTCAACTGGTTTCTGCTGGTTCTGTGATCAGGAGCTTCTCTTCTCAACTCCCTGGAACTGCCTGTTCTCATGAGGAGCCCTTACCAGTTCCCTCCTATTCGGATCCTGTGGCTAACACAGACATTGCTGTTAATATTGATGTTATTAATCATTATTGCGGACACTTAGTGCGGCTCTGGATGTGGAAGGAATGGCTGAGACTTGCTTCTCTCCTCCTGCTCATCCCTTGTGCCCAACAGTCACTTGGTCCCCTTGGGTCATTCTTCAGAACACCTCTTGAAGACTACTGGCATGGAAGTGCCATGGGGCAGGTCTTTGTTTTATGCACAGCTGCATCCCCAGGGGCTGGCACAAACTCATTGCTCAAAAAcacatcaaatgaatgaatgcatgaacacacaaatgaatgaatgatgaataaaaTTCTTTTCCCCTGAATTGCATTCCCATGGCCACCTCCCAGCCGCTCTTCCTTGGCTCCATCTGGACTCGGGTGACATCCTGATGGCTCACGTGATGTCCGTTCTGGCCTCTTCCCACACACCAGAGCTGGTGTCACCACAACTGCAGCCTCCACTGAATCTCCAGCAGCTCCCAGCGGCCTAGAAAATAAGGAGCAGACTCAAGGGACAGACCGCGTTCATAGCGTC
Proteins encoded:
- the CST11 gene encoding cystatin-11 → MARPWKAPRLLLAILVALMAHTYQTRKKTFILVQEVSAVEVYVPDTLQFVTEEYNRESDDEYNFRILRVLKILKKITDHLEYHIDVEMQRTTCKKLETKNCVLQKGELYKQIKCYFSVFAIPWFEKYKILNKNCTNS